A portion of the Drosophila sechellia strain sech25 chromosome 2R, ASM438219v1, whole genome shotgun sequence genome contains these proteins:
- the LOC6609897 gene encoding protein enabled isoform X2 has translation MAMKKLYAKTSFTSKKPSSAANSTPILAYHQQLHQQPGNGICEYQVVAPGHSGELMIRRSQSMHHKMSPPVGGLGSKSEYYSIEELQELDLLDYRHPMYHHYQQQELRQRYHEHEQLVLQLPKASPKAGPIYEAPQRSQQQQDQMFEQSIIGARASVMVYDDNQKKWVPSGSSSGLSKVQIYHHQQNNTFRVVGRKLQDHEVVINCSILKGLKYNQATATFHQWRDSKFVYGLNFSSQNDAENFARAMMHALEVLSGRVANNPGGPPTNGNGYEEDMGYRTMTSEDAAILRQNNSIGGHVTPSAQTPTSQTNQNNIPQSPPTPQGHHRTSRNSLSAPPAPQPQQQQQQAQQMGQPGSHYGPTGNGPTSNGLPQQVNSQIPAAPQQQPQQQQFQQQQQQQQYQQMVQAGYAPSQQYQQPHYVLSNSNPNLTVHQYPTQQAQQQPPQAPQPPLQNGGMYMVGHGHLPSSASANSVVYASQQQMLPQAHPQAPQAPAMPGPGYGGPPVPPPQQQAENPYGQVPMPPPMNPSQQQQSGQVPLNRMSSQGGPGGPPAPAPPPPPPSFGGAAGGGPPPPAPPQMFNGAPPPPAMGGGPPPAPPAPPAMGGGPPPAPGGPGAPPPPPPPPGLGGAPKKEDPQADLMGSLASQLQQFKLKKNKVTTSAPENSGSSTSSGGSGNYGTIGRSSNGMASMMDEMAKTLARRRAQAEKKDPEPEAEVKKRPWEKSNTLPHKLSGGAGSGSAGSGHEGANGNSGGAGSNTTNSGGESPRPMRKRFGSASEETILKVNGDGLSLALSNGDLDTLKAEIVREMRLEIQKVKNEIIDAIKSEFNRR, from the exons ATGGCCATGAAGAAGCTCTACGCGAAGACCTCGTTCACCAGCAAGAAGCCATCGAGTGCCGCCAATTCCACTCCGATATTGGCCTACCACCAGCAACTGCATCAGCAGCCGGGCAATGGCATATGCGAGTACCAGGTGGTGGCACCTGGTCACTCGGGCGAGCTGATGATACGCCGCAGCCAGAGTATGCACCACAAGATGTCGCCTCCAGTCGGCGGCCTGGGCTCCAAGTCGGAGTACTACAGCATTGAGGAGCTGCAGGAGCTGGATTTGCTGGACTATCGTCATCCCATGTACCATCACTatcagcagcaggagctgAGGCAGCGCTACCATGAGCACGAGCAGTTGGTGCTGCAGTTACCCAAGGCTAGTCCAAAGGCAGGACCCATCTATGAGGCACCACAGAGatctcagcagcagcaggatcagATGTT TGAGCAGAGTATTATCGGGGCGCGGGCCTCTGTGATGGTGTACGATGACAACCAGAAGAAGTGGGTGCCCTCGGGCAGCTCGTCGGGATTGAGCAAGGTGCAGATCTACCACCACCAGCAGAACAACACGTTCCGCGTGGTGGGACGAAAGCTGCAGGATCATGAGGTGGTCATCAACTGCTCCATTCTGAAGGGACTGAAGTACAACCAGGCCACGGCCACATTTCATCAGTGGCGCGATTCGAAATTCGTCTACGGCTTGAACTTCTCGAGCCAAAATGATGCGGAGAACTTTGCTAGGGCCATGATGCATGCCCTGGAA GTGCTCAGTGGTCGCGTGGCGAACAACCCAGGTGGACCGCCCACAAATGGCAATGGCTATGAGGAGGACATGGGCTATCGCACGATGACCAGCGAGGATGCAGCCATACTGCGCCAGAACAACAGCATAGGTGGGCACGTCACGCCATCGGCGCAGACGCCCACCTCGCAGACCAACCAGAACAACATCCCCCAGAGCCCGCCGACGCCCCAGGGTCATCATCGCACCAGCAG GAATTCCCTCAGCGCCCCACCGGCACCACAgccccaacagcagcagcagcaggcgcagcaaATGGGTCAGCCCGGATCCCACTATGGACCCACTGGAAATGGACCCACTTCGAATGGCCTGCCACAGCAGGTGAACTCACAGATTCCGGCGgcaccgcagcagcagccgcaacagcaacagtttcagcagcagcagcagcaacagcaatatcaGCAAATGGTCCAGGCGGGCTATGCGCCCTCGCAG CAGTATCAGCAACCCCACTACGTGCTCTCCAATTCTAATCCCAATCTAACTGTGCACCAATACCCGACacagcaggcgcagcagcagccgccgcaaGCGCCACAGCCGCCGCTCCAGAACGGTGGAATGTACATGGTGGGTCATGGTCATCTACCGAGCTCCGCGAGCGCCAACAGTGTTGTGTACGCCAGCCAGCAGCAGATGCTCCCACAGGCGCATCCACAGGCACCTCAGGCGCCGGCGATGCCAGGTCCTGGCTACGGAGGTCCACCAGTACCTCCGCCCCAGCAGCAGGCAGAGAATCCGTACGGTCAGGTACCCATGCCGCCGCCAATGAATCCgtcacagcaacagcagtcaGGTCAGGTGCCTCTAAACCGGATGAGCAGCCAGGGCGGTCCAGGTGGCCCACCGGCTCCTGCTCCGCCCCCGCCACCACCCAGTTTTGGTGGAGCTGCTGGAGGAGGACCACCGCCACCAGCCCCGCCACAGATGTTCAACGGCGCACCGCCGCCGCCAGCCATGGGTGGTGGACCACCGCCGGCTCCACCAGCACCGCCAGCAATGGGTGGCGGACCACCGCCAGCACCGGGCGGCCCAggggcaccaccaccacctcctccgccgccgggATTGGGAGGAGCGCCTAAGAAGGAAGATCCCCAGGCAGATCTCATGGGCTCGCTGGCCTCCCAGCTGCAGCAGTTCAAGCTCAAAAAGAATAAG gTCACCACTTCTGCTCCGGAGAATAGCGGCAGCAGCACCTCCAGTGGAGGCAGCGGCAACTATGGAACCATCGGACGAAGCTCTAATGGCATGGCCTCCATGATGGACGAGATGGCCAAGACGCTGGCACGACGACGCGCCCAAGCAGAAAAGAAGGAT CCCGAACCTGAAGCCGAGGTAAAAAAACGGCCCTGGGAAAAGTCCAATACACTGCCCCATAAGCTGAGCGGCGGAGCTGGCAGCGGATCAGCAGGAAGTGGCCATGAAGGAGCGAATGGTAACTCGGGCGGTGCTGGAAGCAACACAACGAACAGTGGCGGCGAGTCCCCGCGACCCATGCGCAAACGATTCGGTAGTGCCAGCGAAGAGACCATTCTCAAG GTCAATGGCGATGGCCTGTCGCTGGCGCTCTCCAATGGCGACTTGGACACACTGAAGGCTGAGATTGTGCGCGAAATGCGACTGGAGATTCAGAAAGTCAAAAACGAAATCATAGATG CTATCAAATCGGAGTTCAATCGCAGATAG